A genome region from Tissierellales bacterium includes the following:
- a CDS encoding transporter substrate-binding domain-containing protein, whose protein sequence is MSIKSSIVRLLVGVVFVLLMIFNFKFEGIEPTIDGKHVVGENVKPIIVVGDDIAYPPYSFLGEDGDPSGFSIELVGAALEAMGYQAEIRLAEWSETVDALDSGEIDLIAGMFQSEERREKYYFSVQHSLSKGDVFALKGETIKDLESLRGQVVAVQKDDIVHEFLLKQDLDISFLEASNPEEALEYLQSGNAKYAAISKSPGHYYIDKNSYRDIRASDLKLAPNEFSVAVKKENENIMHIVNAGLRVLKENGKYQEIYDKWLGIYEPIDYKDLILKYGWGLVLIGVVILVLMFWSATLNHRVRERTRELEKSKNELWETNQELEAAMGQLSATEGELRYQYDLLIEKQKELKQSEARNQALFRIMPDMIFIFNEYGNFIEYKGEEAQTLLKKEQFIGKNIEDIMEKDIAIKAIDKINETIKSKELQKYYYSMEYEGQTLHFESRMVPYQDNLVMAVVRNVTLETENKEYIEYLSYHDQLTGLYNRRFFEEELERLDRRENYPLCLIMADANGLKLVNDSFGHKVGDQLLIKVSEVLKELLPEERIARIGGDEFLIMIPNLDEIQAEKLIDEIRKRCQSEKIGAVDISISFGWAAKVDEEEDIHEVFNKAENYMYKKKLYEGPSMRGRTISAIVNTLHEKNLREAMHSKRVSKYCVEFAKILKLSHREIKEMETAGLMHDIGKIAVDEAVLNKPGKLDEEEYEEIKKHPEIGYRILSTVNDMADMAEIAFSHHEKWDGTGYPRGLKGKEIPYNARMVAIVDAFDAMTSERTYKKAMTEEEAGAEILRCAGTQFDPILAQIFVEKVLKQRVDEE, encoded by the coding sequence TGCTCTTGAGGCTATGGGGTATCAAGCAGAAATAAGATTAGCTGAATGGAGTGAAACTGTAGATGCGCTTGATTCAGGGGAAATCGATTTAATAGCAGGGATGTTTCAATCAGAGGAAAGAAGGGAAAAGTATTATTTTTCTGTGCAGCACAGTTTGTCAAAAGGTGATGTTTTTGCGCTTAAGGGAGAAACTATAAAAGATTTAGAATCATTGAGAGGTCAAGTAGTAGCAGTTCAAAAAGATGATATTGTTCACGAATTTTTATTAAAGCAAGATTTGGATATAAGTTTTTTAGAGGCAAGTAATCCAGAAGAGGCTCTTGAATATTTGCAAAGTGGTAATGCAAAATATGCTGCCATATCAAAATCGCCGGGGCATTACTATATAGATAAGAATAGCTACAGAGATATCAGAGCAAGTGATTTGAAGTTGGCACCTAATGAATTTTCTGTTGCCGTTAAAAAAGAGAATGAAAATATAATGCATATAGTTAATGCTGGATTAAGAGTGTTGAAAGAAAATGGCAAGTATCAAGAAATCTATGATAAATGGTTAGGGATATATGAACCTATTGATTATAAAGATTTGATATTAAAGTATGGATGGGGTCTGGTTTTAATAGGTGTAGTGATACTTGTATTAATGTTTTGGTCGGCGACGTTAAATCACAGAGTTAGAGAGCGTACTAGAGAATTAGAAAAAAGCAAGAATGAACTGTGGGAAACAAATCAGGAATTAGAAGCGGCTATGGGGCAGCTTTCTGCTACTGAAGGGGAACTGAGGTATCAGTATGATTTGTTGATAGAGAAGCAAAAAGAGCTAAAACAAAGTGAGGCAAGAAATCAGGCTTTATTTAGGATAATGCCAGATATGATTTTTATATTCAACGAATATGGTAATTTTATAGAATATAAGGGTGAAGAAGCGCAGACACTTTTGAAAAAAGAACAATTTATAGGGAAAAATATTGAAGATATAATGGAAAAAGATATTGCGATTAAGGCTATAGATAAGATAAATGAAACGATTAAAAGTAAAGAACTTCAAAAATATTATTATTCTATGGAATATGAAGGCCAAACGTTACATTTTGAATCTAGAATGGTTCCGTATCAAGATAATCTAGTAATGGCTGTTGTTAGAAATGTTACATTAGAAACGGAAAATAAAGAGTATATTGAATATTTGAGCTATCATGATCAGTTGACGGGACTGTATAATAGACGTTTCTTTGAAGAGGAATTAGAAAGATTGGATAGAAGAGAGAATTATCCACTTTGTCTTATTATGGCCGATGCAAATGGATTGAAGCTTGTAAATGACTCATTTGGTCATAAAGTTGGAGATCAATTGCTCATCAAAGTTTCTGAAGTATTAAAAGAATTACTACCCGAAGAGAGAATTGCTAGAATTGGTGGCGATGAGTTTTTAATTATGATACCAAACTTAGATGAAATACAAGCTGAAAAATTGATTGACGAAATAAGAAAGCGATGTCAAAGTGAAAAAATTGGTGCAGTTGATATTTCAATATCATTTGGTTGGGCAGCTAAAGTGGATGAAGAAGAAGATATCCACGAAGTATTTAATAAGGCTGAGAATTACATGTATAAGAAAAAGCTATATGAAGGACCAAGTATGAGAGGCCGGACTATAAGTGCAATTGTAAATACTTTACATGAGAAGAATCTAAGAGAAGCTATGCATTCTAAAAGAGTGTCAAAATATTGCGTTGAGTTCGCTAAGATATTGAAATTATCTCATAGAGAGATAAAGGAAATGGAAACAGCAGGGCTTATGCACGATATTGGTAAAATAGCAGTTGATGAGGCTGTTTTGAACAAACCGGGGAAGTTAGATGAAGAAGAATATGAAGAGATAAAAAAACATCCTGAAATAGGCTATAGAATACTTAGCACTGTAAATGATATGGCAGATATGGCAGAGATAGCTTTTTCACATCATGAAAAGTGGGATGGAACGGGTTATCCTAGAGGACTAAAAGGAAAGGAAATTCCATATAATGCTCGGATGGTGGCTATAGTGGATGCATTTGATGCTATGACGAGTGAGAGGACTTATAAAAAAGCAATGACTGAAGAGGAAGCAGGAGCAGAAATATTGAGATGTGCAGGGACGCAATTTGATCCTATATTAGCTCAAATTTTTGTTGAAAAAGTATTGAAACAACGTGTTGATGAAGAATAA